In Toxoplasma gondii ME49 chromosome X, whole genome shotgun sequence, a single genomic region encodes these proteins:
- a CDS encoding hypothetical protein (encoded by transcript TGME49_236635): MLLYHGTVTVRYCRIATSRKKGACGLQLPCMVRVHQRARQTPTATKTCGNTVVERTLFCRMQTEDMAVQLHKRSGRRGGDKRKETLIAALIKKNLNLWPVTPREHGVWSSELKKIYVAKAINTNLSVDPLKATVCSPCIMQTGLNRRSRRRSLATLLPHKIARWLRSS, encoded by the exons ATGCTGCTTTATCATGGCACAGTCACCGTTCGTTACTGCAGAATAGCTACAtcaagaaaaaaaggggCGTGTGGGCTACAGCTACCATGTATGGTTCGCGTCCATCAGCGTGCAAGGCAGACGCCCACCGCCACAAAGACTTGTGGTAACACAGTTGTGGAAAGAACATTGTTCTGCCGGATGCAAACAGAAGACATGGCAGTTCAGTTGCACAAGAGAAgtgggagaagaggaggggaCAAAAG GAAGGAGACCTTGATTGCCGCACTGATTAAAAAAAATTTAAATTTGTGGCCAGTGACGCCAAGAGAACATGGAGTCTGGTCCAGCGAACTCAAGAAGATCTATGTCGCAAAGGCAATCAACACAAATCTTTCAGTTGATCCCTTGAAAGCAACTGTGTGTAGTCCATGCATTATGCAGACAGGGCTAAATCGGAGAAGTCGGCGTCGGAGTCTTGCAACCCTGCTGCCTCACAAAATAGCCAGATGGCTACGTAGTTCTTag